In the Paenibacillus pabuli genome, one interval contains:
- a CDS encoding Ig-like domain-containing protein, whose translation MLKPRLTKYMVMMLVLVLSISNVGLAAAADKELSKIVVSKNEVALEVGESSSVTATGVYTDASTSNITVNASWSSDDTAVATVYNGTITAKGEGQATVIVSYENKPQSIQVNVTKKVKALTKDKQTIDIRTGESDQITLTATYSDNTSESVSDIAEWSSDDEQVATVVNGKVTGQSAGTALITGKVGKQSVTVEVNVEVVKRIDTDKKQVNLLLNKSDKVVLTATYPDGTTRDVTSLADWSSSDEKIADVLKGTITGYAAGSAVITAKYGTKTVSIDVDVDRTSNLKIDEQKLFFKLSNTDRSKQLTLTAIYPDSSDSDVTNTAVWTSSNEKVATVYKGQITAIGQGTTTVKASYSGKTVEITVDVDTARYLDVVDVEDKLAMSLTGTKEKELTVNAEYVDGSTENVTSKATWTSSDEDIVYVSEGKLTAYKSGQATITVAYGGKTVKITVSVDVPDKYEMQNKKKSIGVGDSFTAEVLAVYGNTSKAVTEDVEWSSSSDKVAEVSKDGEVKGMAVGKATITAKVDGKTLTMSVEVGMASGLEADVNFIALASKETQQITLTGTDEDGNTLDVTSEATWKTSNARVADVKKGLVTANGSGKVNITAEYGSQKVTIAIEVDVIVRIEASEPAVSLKSGETADITVVAYFNDGSERDVTDKAEWKTNSYKVAQVTKGKVKAIGSGKAKVTAKYGSKSVTVAIEVDTLKYLQTDKVTLTMKPGDKVTVVATATYTDGSEANVSKPALWKSSRIATASVKDGIIQANGKGKATITVSYAGVKTKVTVVVEAK comes from the coding sequence ATGTTAAAGCCAAGATTGACCAAGTACATGGTGATGATGCTGGTGCTCGTGCTGAGTATTTCCAACGTAGGCTTGGCCGCTGCGGCAGATAAGGAACTGTCCAAAATAGTGGTTTCCAAAAATGAAGTGGCACTTGAAGTAGGAGAATCCAGTTCTGTAACAGCGACAGGAGTCTACACGGATGCTTCGACAAGCAATATTACAGTGAATGCAAGCTGGAGCAGTGATGACACTGCAGTGGCTACGGTATATAACGGAACAATTACAGCCAAAGGTGAGGGACAGGCAACTGTCATCGTCTCCTATGAAAATAAGCCCCAATCCATTCAGGTGAATGTAACCAAGAAGGTTAAGGCATTGACGAAAGACAAGCAAACGATTGATATTCGTACAGGCGAATCCGATCAGATCACATTGACAGCAACTTACAGTGACAACACTTCTGAATCGGTGTCCGATATCGCAGAATGGTCTTCTGATGACGAACAGGTAGCGACAGTAGTTAACGGTAAGGTTACCGGACAGAGCGCGGGTACTGCCTTAATTACAGGTAAGGTGGGGAAACAGTCTGTTACTGTTGAAGTCAACGTCGAAGTCGTGAAACGAATCGATACAGACAAAAAGCAAGTGAACCTGTTGTTGAACAAGAGTGACAAGGTTGTTTTGACGGCAACTTATCCCGATGGAACGACCAGAGATGTAACTTCTCTTGCAGATTGGAGCTCTAGTGATGAGAAAATCGCTGATGTACTTAAGGGCACCATCACAGGTTATGCTGCGGGTTCAGCTGTAATCACAGCTAAATACGGTACTAAAACCGTTTCGATTGATGTAGATGTGGACCGGACAAGCAATCTGAAGATCGACGAGCAAAAATTATTCTTCAAGTTAAGCAATACGGATCGTTCCAAGCAACTGACACTGACGGCGATCTACCCGGATAGTTCAGATTCGGATGTAACCAATACAGCAGTATGGACTTCAAGCAATGAGAAGGTTGCTACTGTATATAAAGGGCAAATTACAGCCATTGGCCAAGGTACAACTACAGTTAAAGCTAGCTACAGTGGTAAAACCGTTGAAATTACTGTAGATGTTGACACCGCTCGTTATCTGGACGTTGTTGACGTTGAAGATAAACTGGCTATGAGTTTGACTGGAACAAAGGAAAAAGAACTTACGGTCAACGCTGAGTATGTGGATGGAAGTACGGAAAACGTAACATCCAAAGCAACGTGGACCTCAAGCGATGAAGATATCGTTTATGTATCTGAAGGAAAACTTACTGCTTACAAATCGGGACAGGCAACCATTACAGTGGCTTATGGCGGCAAAACGGTCAAAATCACTGTAAGTGTAGATGTGCCGGACAAATACGAAATGCAAAACAAGAAAAAATCCATCGGTGTGGGTGATAGCTTTACTGCAGAGGTTCTTGCTGTATATGGCAACACATCCAAAGCTGTTACTGAAGATGTAGAATGGAGCAGCAGCAGTGATAAGGTTGCCGAAGTGTCCAAGGATGGCGAAGTAAAGGGTATGGCTGTCGGCAAGGCAACCATTACAGCTAAAGTGGATGGAAAAACACTGACCATGTCTGTTGAGGTTGGTATGGCAAGCGGGCTTGAAGCAGATGTAAACTTTATTGCACTGGCTTCCAAAGAAACGCAGCAAATTACTCTAACCGGTACAGATGAAGATGGTAATACACTGGATGTAACCTCAGAAGCAACCTGGAAAACGAGCAATGCTCGTGTAGCAGATGTTAAAAAAGGTTTGGTTACGGCAAATGGGAGCGGTAAAGTAAACATCACTGCAGAATATGGTTCCCAAAAGGTTACGATCGCGATCGAAGTGGACGTTATTGTCCGCATTGAAGCATCAGAACCAGCCGTATCCCTGAAATCTGGCGAGACAGCTGATATTACCGTTGTGGCGTATTTTAACGACGGTAGCGAACGCGATGTAACAGACAAAGCTGAATGGAAAACCAACAGCTACAAAGTAGCTCAGGTAACCAAAGGTAAAGTAAAAGCCATTGGTTCAGGTAAAGCGAAAGTAACAGCAAAATACGGCAGCAAGTCCGTAACTGTGGCTATCGAAGTAGATACACTGAAATATCTGCAAACGGATAAGGTAACCCTGACCATGAAACCAGGGGATAAGGTTACCGTGGTAGCAACTGCAACGTATACGGATGGCAGTGAAGCGAATGTCTCCAAACCGGCACTCTGGAAGTCCTCCCGTATTGCAACAGCATCGGTGAAGGATGGCATCATCCAGGCTAACGGTAAAGGTAAAGCGACCATTACGGTTAGTTATGCTGGTGTGAAAACAAAAGTAACCGTCGTTGTTGAAGCGAAATAA
- a CDS encoding PAS domain-containing sensor histidine kinase, with protein MSSARENRLSGLAEQPVLQLLDELDNHITDDEFRSRLKGSLHQLSDLKFALDESSIVALTDRKGKIQYVNDKFCEISQYERQELIGQDHRIINSGYHGKTFMKNLWETISSGRVWNGEIRNRAKDGSHYWVNTTIVPFLDNDGEPYQYLAVRSEVTKLKQVEAELQTMMTQVMNIQEEERRRISRELHDGIGQSLFSLVIQMDQLLADKPHSGVESLRKQVTGIMEEVRGMAWELRPSVLDDLGVVPAIRTYIENYTRHYGIEVDLECNLRRRLEMNREIAMYRIIQEALTNVAKYADVAEAQVTVEDSQEGTVVTIADQGAGFNVQTAGHGVGLFSMEERARGAGGTLTLSSEPGEGTSITLHLPRGI; from the coding sequence TTGAGTAGCGCACGTGAAAACAGACTTAGCGGGCTTGCCGAGCAGCCTGTACTGCAGCTCCTGGATGAGCTGGACAACCATATCACCGATGACGAATTCCGCAGCAGGCTGAAAGGCTCTCTGCATCAGCTGAGTGATCTGAAGTTTGCACTGGATGAATCCTCTATCGTTGCCCTCACAGATCGTAAAGGGAAAATCCAGTACGTGAACGATAAATTCTGTGAGATTTCACAATACGAACGACAGGAATTGATCGGTCAGGATCATCGGATCATCAATTCGGGATACCACGGCAAAACGTTTATGAAAAACCTGTGGGAAACCATCTCCTCAGGACGAGTATGGAACGGAGAGATTCGTAACCGGGCGAAGGATGGCAGCCACTATTGGGTGAATACAACGATTGTGCCTTTTCTCGACAATGACGGAGAACCATATCAATACTTGGCTGTACGCAGCGAAGTGACGAAGCTGAAACAGGTCGAAGCCGAATTGCAGACGATGATGACCCAGGTCATGAATATCCAGGAAGAGGAACGCCGCCGAATCTCCCGTGAGCTGCATGACGGAATCGGACAGAGTCTCTTCTCGCTTGTTATTCAGATGGATCAGCTGCTAGCCGATAAGCCTCATTCCGGCGTGGAATCGCTGCGTAAGCAAGTTACGGGTATTATGGAAGAAGTCCGGGGCATGGCCTGGGAACTCAGACCTTCCGTGCTGGATGATCTGGGCGTCGTTCCGGCCATCCGGACTTACATTGAGAACTATACCCGTCATTACGGCATTGAAGTCGATCTGGAATGCAACCTGCGCAGACGGCTGGAGATGAACCGGGAGATCGCCATGTACCGGATTATCCAGGAGGCACTTACCAATGTCGCCAAGTACGCTGATGTAGCCGAAGCACAGGTAACGGTGGAAGATTCGCAGGAAGGCACGGTTGTAACCATCGCGGATCAAGGTGCCGGATTCAATGTACAAACTGCAGGTCATGGCGTCGGACTGTTCAGTATGGAAGAACGTGCTCGTGGTGCAGGAGGAACGCTGACGTTATCATCCGAACCGGGTGAAGGTACAAGCATTACGCTTCACCTTCCAAGAGGTATATAG
- a CDS encoding chromate transporter, producing MLQTWWELFWGFFVANILGYGGGPASIPLMQEEVVNHYQWMTTEQFGDVLAIGNALPGPIATKIAAFVGYQVAGWFGAFIASFATIVPSATALILLLRLLNKYRTSPKVKGMTLLVQPVIAVLMILLTWEFGQVSTDSIGIWQTLIIAGISLWVMTKTKLHPAILIVIAFAYGALVLSHTM from the coding sequence ATGCTTCAGACATGGTGGGAATTGTTTTGGGGATTTTTCGTAGCAAATATTTTGGGGTACGGGGGCGGTCCTGCCTCCATCCCGCTCATGCAGGAAGAAGTGGTCAACCATTATCAGTGGATGACGACGGAGCAATTCGGTGATGTGCTCGCCATCGGGAATGCACTGCCTGGTCCAATTGCCACCAAGATTGCCGCATTTGTCGGTTATCAGGTGGCCGGTTGGTTCGGAGCGTTTATCGCCAGTTTTGCCACGATTGTACCTTCGGCCACCGCGCTGATCCTGCTGCTCCGTTTGCTCAACAAGTATCGTACATCACCCAAAGTCAAAGGGATGACGCTGCTTGTGCAGCCGGTCATTGCGGTGCTTATGATCCTGCTCACGTGGGAATTCGGCCAAGTATCCACCGATTCCATTGGGATCTGGCAGACGTTGATCATTGCGGGAATCTCTTTATGGGTCATGACCAAGACCAAACTGCATCCGGCTATTTTAATTGTTATTGCTTTTGCTTATGGTGCCTTGGTTCTGTCTCATACGATGTAA
- a CDS encoding Lrp/AsnC family transcriptional regulator: MSEKRSSKGGEIPQMYNLDAIDRKIIAALHQNSRISYTDLGAQIGLSRVAVQARINALSEKGIIERFTVVINPGKVGLQVSAFFNVDVEPPFLDEVAEKLDEEPAVTSLYHMTGPSTLHMHGIFADMEEMEQFLLEKLYKMPGIVKVESQLLLKRYKSRMGMRL; encoded by the coding sequence ATGTCAGAAAAACGCTCCTCTAAAGGAGGAGAAATCCCGCAAATGTACAATCTGGACGCGATCGATCGGAAAATTATAGCTGCCCTGCACCAGAACAGCCGTATATCCTATACGGATCTGGGTGCACAGATTGGACTGTCACGTGTAGCTGTTCAGGCTCGCATCAATGCGTTATCCGAAAAAGGAATCATTGAACGATTCACGGTTGTCATCAATCCGGGTAAGGTTGGGCTTCAGGTCTCCGCCTTTTTTAATGTGGATGTGGAGCCGCCCTTCCTTGATGAAGTCGCTGAGAAACTGGACGAGGAACCAGCGGTAACCAGCCTCTATCATATGACGGGTCCAAGCACACTGCACATGCACGGCATTTTTGCCGACATGGAAGAGATGGAGCAGTTTCTGCTGGAGAAGCTCTATAAGATGCCTGGCATTGTGAAGGTCGAATCACAGTTGTTGTTAAAACGATATAAAAGCCGAATGGGCATGAGACTGTAG
- a CDS encoding response regulator transcription factor, giving the protein MIQLLVVDDHVVVRSGLIALLDGKNDIRIVGDAADGDEAIAKAQELKPDVVLMDFSMPPGKDGLTATAELKKLMPDVAILILTMHDDEEYLFRAIHAGASGYILKSAPHEELLAAIRSVADGSAYLYPSATKRLMSEYLDKSKQENVGPYDTLSEREKEILSWIAKGYANKEIAEHLVISVKTVESHKSNLMEKLGLRTRPELVKFAMKKGLLNFE; this is encoded by the coding sequence GTGATTCAACTATTGGTTGTGGACGATCATGTCGTTGTGCGTTCCGGGCTGATTGCCCTACTGGACGGCAAGAATGATATCCGGATCGTGGGGGATGCAGCAGATGGCGACGAAGCCATTGCCAAGGCACAGGAATTGAAACCGGATGTCGTATTGATGGATTTCAGCATGCCGCCAGGAAAGGACGGGCTAACCGCTACCGCAGAATTGAAAAAATTGATGCCTGACGTGGCCATTTTGATTTTGACCATGCATGACGATGAAGAGTATCTGTTCCGTGCAATCCATGCCGGAGCTTCAGGGTATATTCTCAAAAGCGCCCCGCATGAGGAGCTGCTGGCAGCTATCCGCTCCGTAGCGGATGGCAGTGCCTATCTGTACCCCAGTGCCACCAAACGGCTGATGAGTGAATACCTGGACAAATCCAAACAGGAAAATGTCGGGCCATACGACACCCTCTCCGAGCGGGAGAAAGAAATCTTGTCCTGGATTGCCAAGGGTTACGCCAACAAGGAAATTGCCGAGCACCTGGTTATCAGTGTCAAAACGGTCGAATCCCACAAAAGCAACCTGATGGAAAAGCTGGGGCTGCGGACCCGACCTGAACTCGTCAAGTTTGCCATGAAAAAGGGGTTGCTGAACTTTGAGTAG
- a CDS encoding chromate transporter gives MSWKDYTGLVTGMVRTGILGYGGGPSVIPLIRYEAVTRYKWVSDEEFGEILAIANALPGPIATKMAAYLGYKTKGVLGAIVSVLAHILPTSIAIIALLGSMYALRESKIVAGMVAAVRPVIFVMLGMMAYEFAKKAWSGLGKTFAALFGVIAFVLLQLLNIHPGIVIAVFLGYGVFHLDLVQRYRSKRSSDKEVS, from the coding sequence ATGAGTTGGAAAGATTACACCGGTCTCGTTACAGGTATGGTGCGAACCGGAATATTGGGTTATGGCGGCGGTCCTTCGGTTATTCCGTTGATCCGTTATGAAGCCGTCACCCGCTACAAATGGGTCAGTGATGAGGAATTTGGCGAAATTTTGGCCATTGCCAATGCCCTGCCTGGCCCGATTGCAACCAAAATGGCCGCCTACCTCGGTTACAAAACCAAAGGTGTGCTTGGTGCCATCGTGTCCGTGCTGGCACACATTTTGCCCACGAGTATTGCCATCATCGCCCTGCTTGGCTCCATGTACGCACTCCGTGAGTCGAAGATCGTAGCAGGCATGGTAGCGGCTGTGCGTCCCGTGATCTTTGTGATGCTGGGAATGATGGCTTATGAATTCGCCAAAAAAGCATGGTCCGGACTCGGCAAAACCTTTGCCGCCCTGTTTGGCGTCATTGCGTTTGTGCTGTTACAGCTGCTGAATATTCATCCCGGCATTGTCATTGCAGTCTTTCTTGGTTATGGGGTATTCCATCTGGATCTGGTTCAGCGCTACAGGTCCAAGCGCAGCTCGGACAAGGAGGTGTCCTAA